The following proteins come from a genomic window of Edaphobacter sp. 4G125:
- the pth gene encoding aminoacyl-tRNA hydrolase, with product MKLIVGLGNPGIEYQFTPHNAGFLAIDRIAEDCGVVVSNRRGKALTAKARLAGQEVLLAKPETFMNLSGLSVAALVNELGIENVAQDVIVIYDELAFPMGRFRIAERGSANGHNGIKSILGALGTEDWLRIRIGVGKPALEDGREVKAGGRDYLLTPMRKQELATLDEVLDRVKLAVETVLTKGVSTAMNEFNRREEKDSSDGK from the coding sequence GTGAAGTTGATTGTCGGACTCGGGAACCCCGGGATTGAATATCAGTTCACGCCGCATAACGCCGGGTTTCTGGCCATCGATCGCATCGCGGAGGATTGCGGTGTTGTCGTCAGCAACCGGCGAGGAAAGGCGCTGACGGCGAAGGCCAGGCTTGCAGGACAAGAGGTTCTGCTGGCTAAACCCGAAACCTTCATGAACCTGAGCGGGCTTTCGGTTGCCGCCCTGGTGAACGAACTCGGCATTGAGAACGTCGCGCAAGACGTGATCGTGATCTATGACGAGCTGGCCTTTCCCATGGGCCGCTTCCGCATTGCGGAACGCGGTTCGGCGAATGGGCACAACGGGATCAAGTCGATCCTGGGCGCGCTCGGAACAGAAGATTGGCTGCGCATCCGCATCGGGGTTGGAAAGCCCGCGCTGGAGGATGGCAGAGAGGTTAAGGCGGGAGGCAGGGACTATCTGCTGACGCCGATGCGCAAGCAGGAGCTTGCGACGCTGGATGAAGTGCTCGATCGCGTGAAGCTGGCGGTCGAAACGGTACTGACAAAGGGTGTCAGTACTGCGATGAATGAGTTCAACCGTCGTGAGGAGAAGGATTCCAGCGACGGGAAGTAG
- a CDS encoding 50S ribosomal protein L25 yields MAAVEAVVATPREGKFNKNAARRVRVAGKIPAVVYGAGKDAVAVTVDPKVITKILHSESGHNTIFDLSVEGAGVTKAMIVDWQHEPIKGKLLHIDLKRIAMDKLMRVSVPVQLVGTATGVKNQGGILEHVLREVEIECLPGDIPGHIDVDITGLELHGVVRIADLPHSGKIKFLGDEDATVAHVTIIKEEAPAESAEAAPAEPEVAKKGKTEAAEAAPAKK; encoded by the coding sequence ATGGCAGCAGTTGAAGCAGTCGTCGCCACTCCTCGCGAGGGCAAGTTTAATAAGAATGCGGCTCGCCGCGTTCGTGTCGCAGGCAAGATTCCCGCGGTGGTCTACGGAGCAGGCAAGGACGCCGTCGCCGTTACGGTCGATCCCAAGGTCATTACGAAGATTCTGCACTCGGAGTCGGGCCACAACACCATCTTCGACCTGAGCGTCGAAGGCGCGGGAGTGACCAAGGCCATGATCGTCGATTGGCAGCATGAGCCTATCAAGGGCAAACTGCTCCACATCGACCTGAAGCGTATTGCGATGGACAAGCTCATGCGCGTCTCGGTTCCGGTGCAGCTTGTGGGCACAGCAACCGGCGTCAAGAACCAGGGCGGCATCCTCGAGCATGTTCTACGCGAGGTCGAAATCGAGTGCCTCCCAGGCGATATTCCGGGCCACATCGACGTGGACATCACCGGCCTGGAACTCCATGGCGTTGTGCGTATCGCTGACCTGCCTCACTCGGGCAAGATCAAGTTCCTGGGCGATGAGGACGCAACCGTTGCGCACGTCACCATCATTAAGGAAGAGGCTCCGGCTGAGTCTGCCGAGGCCGCTCCGGCTGAGCCTGAGGTCGCGAAGAAGGGCAAGACCGAAGCTGCCGAAGCTGCTCCGGCAAAGAAGTAG
- a CDS encoding ribose-phosphate diphosphokinase, whose translation MESQQGSIRTTQQELFKVNQPGGFIVNEKDATAVLSPIRGQVEEAENGSQPGPAQTKSAEKKRAPRTSENKRMKIFCGSSNPALCEEICKFVGVPVGEARLQRFSDGEVHFQLLENVRGADVFLVQPTCYPVDQHLVELLIMMDALKRASAGRITVVIPYYGYARQDRKDRPRVAITSKLVADLLTTAGANRALFVDLHAAQIQGFFNIPVDHLFASPVLVSYFRDMNLPDLTVVSPDAGGVERARFFAKKLDLPLAIVDKRRTDINVTEVMHVIGDVKGRTCLILDDIIDTAGTLVKTADALLDQGAKKVYACATHPVLSGPAIERIAESRLEEVIVTNTIPLREEAKKVGKIKVLSIAGLLGRAIESIHMETSVSSLFN comes from the coding sequence ATGGAGTCGCAACAAGGCTCCATCAGGACAACGCAGCAGGAACTATTCAAGGTCAACCAGCCTGGAGGTTTCATCGTGAACGAAAAAGACGCGACTGCAGTTCTTTCCCCTATTCGTGGTCAGGTTGAGGAAGCAGAAAACGGCTCCCAACCTGGACCGGCTCAAACCAAGTCAGCGGAAAAGAAGCGCGCTCCGCGGACCAGTGAGAATAAGCGCATGAAGATTTTTTGCGGATCGTCGAACCCCGCGCTGTGCGAGGAGATCTGCAAATTCGTTGGAGTTCCGGTAGGCGAGGCCCGCCTGCAACGGTTCTCTGACGGAGAGGTTCACTTTCAGCTGCTCGAGAACGTTCGCGGTGCGGACGTCTTTCTTGTGCAGCCGACGTGCTACCCGGTGGATCAGCATCTTGTAGAGCTGCTGATCATGATGGACGCGCTGAAGCGTGCCTCCGCCGGACGGATTACGGTTGTGATTCCGTACTACGGCTACGCCCGGCAGGACCGCAAGGACCGTCCCCGCGTGGCGATCACGTCGAAGCTGGTTGCCGATCTGCTGACAACGGCGGGAGCAAACCGCGCGTTGTTTGTCGATCTGCATGCAGCGCAGATACAAGGTTTTTTCAATATTCCGGTGGACCACCTATTCGCCAGCCCGGTGCTGGTGAGCTACTTCCGGGATATGAACCTGCCGGACCTGACGGTGGTTTCGCCCGATGCCGGCGGCGTAGAACGCGCAAGGTTCTTCGCTAAGAAGTTGGATTTGCCGTTGGCCATCGTGGATAAGCGGCGGACCGACATTAACGTAACCGAGGTGATGCACGTCATCGGCGATGTAAAGGGCCGGACCTGCCTGATCCTCGACGACATTATCGATACGGCCGGAACACTGGTGAAGACGGCCGATGCCCTGCTGGATCAGGGCGCGAAGAAGGTTTATGCGTGCGCCACGCATCCGGTGCTCTCGGGCCCGGCGATTGAGCGCATCGCGGAGTCACGGTTGGAGGAAGTTATCGTGACCAACACCATTCCCCTCCGTGAGGAGGCGAAGAAGGTGGGCAAGATTAAGGTGCTTTCCATCGCCGGTCTTCTGGGCCGCGCGATCGAGAGTATCCACATGGAGACGAGCGTCAGCTCGCTCTTCAACTAG
- the ispE gene encoding 4-(cytidine 5'-diphospho)-2-C-methyl-D-erythritol kinase — translation MPTVVRSYSKINLGLVIGPVRPDGFHGLTTLYQTLELHDLVTVSAARAAETKITLTTNDERVPTDAKNTCWKMVEKALGRLDIAAEVSIHIEKRLPVQGGMGAGSANAAAALIGLERELGAALPGTERLQLAGEVGSDVPLFLIGGTILGLGRGELVYPFPDIPSVFCVMAIPEVGVSTPQAFRDWDALELTQDSKPDRLKELSLAYASLHAEPGTSGIIRGSNPGNKQGGSEQAQGSQQDDLAENTLLSLVRTGVENDFERVVFPVYPSLREIKRELMGTGRKAALYAALSGSGSALFGLYRSEADARAAQQRVQDAGTKALITKTLPRSTYWSRMFAE, via the coding sequence ATGCCAACCGTTGTTCGTTCGTATTCCAAAATCAATCTGGGTCTGGTCATCGGACCGGTCCGTCCGGATGGCTTTCACGGGCTGACGACTCTCTACCAGACGCTGGAGCTGCATGATCTGGTGACGGTCTCGGCGGCTCGCGCGGCGGAGACAAAGATTACTCTGACGACCAATGATGAGCGTGTCCCTACAGACGCGAAGAATACCTGCTGGAAGATGGTTGAGAAAGCGCTGGGCCGGTTGGATATAGCAGCCGAGGTTTCTATCCATATAGAGAAGCGACTTCCGGTACAGGGTGGCATGGGCGCCGGAAGTGCAAATGCGGCGGCGGCACTGATTGGGTTGGAACGAGAGTTGGGAGCAGCCCTACCAGGAACTGAGCGACTGCAACTGGCGGGTGAGGTGGGATCCGACGTTCCCCTGTTTCTGATTGGAGGAACGATACTGGGTCTGGGAAGGGGTGAGCTGGTCTATCCGTTTCCTGATATCCCAAGTGTTTTCTGCGTCATGGCGATTCCAGAGGTTGGGGTTTCCACCCCACAGGCGTTTCGCGACTGGGATGCTCTTGAATTGACGCAGGATAGTAAACCCGATAGACTTAAGGAGTTGAGTCTCGCTTACGCATCGTTACATGCGGAGCCAGGCACTTCCGGTATCATCCGTGGCTCGAACCCTGGAAACAAGCAGGGGGGCTCTGAGCAGGCTCAGGGCAGTCAACAGGATGATCTGGCGGAGAATACCCTTCTCTCGCTTGTCCGCACCGGGGTTGAAAACGACTTTGAACGAGTCGTCTTTCCTGTATATCCCTCCTTGCGTGAAATCAAGCGTGAATTGATGGGTACCGGCCGGAAAGCTGCGTTATACGCTGCGCTTTCGGGTTCGGGTTCGGCTCTGTTTGGACTTTACCGGTCCGAAGCGGATGCACGAGCGGCTCAACAACGCGTCCAGGACGCGGGGACCAAGGCCCTGATTACGAAGACCTTGCCCCGAAGCACGTACTGGTCGAGAATGTTTGCAGAGTGA
- a CDS encoding exonuclease/endonuclease/phosphatase family protein has product MKIVTWNCQQAFLKKAWRIFEDSPDVAVIQECSKRSAEPGQFEGFAGHWVGKNPHKGIAVFVKEGWKVRPMVETRGADPKWIVPFSIEGEYSFTLIAVWACAIRGNHRASYVGQIHKALRWRRSWFGAGPIVMAGDFNSNAILDKKRKKANHTTMVDELRDRYGLVSAYHAGYGIEHGKEETPTFHLYRHLAKPYHFDYIFLPETWTAGMSVTIGKHQEWSCDSDHCPITVEIGNGQLPSQ; this is encoded by the coding sequence ATGAAGATCGTGACCTGGAACTGTCAGCAGGCCTTCCTCAAAAAGGCCTGGCGTATCTTTGAGGATTCCCCGGATGTCGCGGTCATTCAGGAGTGCTCGAAGCGATCGGCAGAGCCGGGGCAGTTCGAAGGCTTCGCAGGGCATTGGGTCGGTAAGAATCCTCACAAAGGAATCGCGGTCTTCGTAAAAGAAGGCTGGAAAGTGCGTCCTATGGTCGAGACCAGAGGGGCTGATCCTAAATGGATCGTGCCGTTCTCGATCGAAGGCGAATACAGCTTCACCTTGATTGCAGTGTGGGCGTGCGCGATTCGAGGTAATCACCGTGCAAGTTATGTTGGCCAGATCCACAAAGCTCTGCGGTGGAGAAGGAGCTGGTTTGGAGCGGGCCCTATCGTGATGGCTGGAGACTTCAACAGCAACGCCATCCTGGATAAAAAACGCAAGAAGGCAAACCACACCACAATGGTTGACGAACTAAGAGATCGATATGGCCTTGTGAGTGCGTATCACGCGGGCTATGGGATCGAGCATGGCAAAGAAGAAACTCCTACGTTCCACCTCTACCGTCATCTTGCGAAGCCATACCACTTCGACTACATCTTTCTCCCCGAAACATGGACGGCAGGAATGTCCGTGACGATTGGCAAGCATCAAGAGTGGAGCTGCGACAGTGATCACTGCCCGATAACAGTAGAGATCGGCAACGGCCAGCTTCCTAGTCAGTAG
- a CDS encoding energy transducer TonB — MRDDIQFETLLDSVLHESANPEPSHSLKETVFSAVRTATASSPVADVFVLAGGLSSEGLFTSLWNGVRERIFPRQLPPLVLESQPIPVQDRMTTEGDYASTAYAIAVHAMAIFLIGFVVRAQIREVEPAKTAVTPLMAPVLHVTAKLAEHTGGGGGQPGVAPVSKGHLPKIADQQIVPPSQPPLQQPKIAIEPTIVLENLKFADNTMPNVGMPNSPLPGVSMGDGRGTGIGPGNGPGVGNGTGGNTGGGLRHVGGSVSKPEVLYMVDPEFSEEARKAKVSGDVMVYLWVDERGLPSHVRVVQGIGMGLDERAVNAVKQYKFKPAMENGKPVTVEMYVQVDFHIF, encoded by the coding sequence ATGAGAGATGACATCCAGTTTGAAACTCTTCTGGACTCTGTACTGCACGAGAGTGCAAATCCTGAGCCTTCGCACTCTTTGAAGGAAACGGTGTTCTCTGCTGTCCGCACAGCGACAGCATCTTCTCCTGTAGCCGATGTGTTTGTTCTGGCGGGCGGACTTTCGAGCGAGGGCTTATTTACCTCGCTATGGAATGGAGTTCGAGAACGCATTTTTCCGCGTCAGCTTCCGCCGTTGGTGCTGGAGTCACAGCCGATTCCAGTACAGGATCGCATGACGACGGAAGGAGACTATGCTTCGACAGCGTATGCGATAGCTGTGCATGCGATGGCGATCTTTCTGATCGGATTTGTTGTACGAGCACAGATCCGTGAAGTTGAACCTGCGAAGACCGCTGTCACTCCATTGATGGCTCCAGTGCTACACGTCACCGCGAAGTTGGCTGAGCATACAGGAGGAGGCGGAGGGCAGCCGGGCGTGGCTCCGGTCAGCAAAGGACACCTCCCGAAGATTGCAGATCAACAGATCGTTCCGCCATCACAGCCTCCACTGCAACAGCCGAAGATTGCGATTGAGCCAACGATTGTTCTTGAGAACCTGAAGTTTGCAGACAACACCATGCCAAATGTCGGCATGCCCAATTCGCCGTTGCCGGGCGTCTCGATGGGAGATGGTCGAGGCACAGGAATCGGCCCGGGCAATGGACCAGGAGTAGGAAACGGAACCGGAGGCAATACTGGCGGAGGCTTGCGGCATGTAGGTGGTTCGGTGAGCAAACCTGAGGTTCTCTATATGGTTGACCCGGAGTTTTCAGAAGAGGCACGGAAAGCGAAGGTCTCGGGAGATGTAATGGTGTATCTCTGGGTTGATGAGCGGGGACTACCGTCGCATGTGCGCGTCGTGCAGGGGATTGGAATGGGATTGGATGAGCGGGCGGTGAACGCGGTGAAGCAATACAAGTTCAAACCAGCGATGGAGAATGGAAAGCCGGTAACGGTAGAGATGTATGTTCAGGTGGACTTCCATATCTTCTAA
- a CDS encoding RNA polymerase sigma factor, producing the protein MDVAAEWTRYAEKEQPALNEERAAEEFTALVERNAKRMFRVAYSLLRNTHDAEDAVQEALLKLYRTNGWQRIEDERAFLSRTVWRVALDRIPPVRTMEDAAEIEIASTRATPEEWAAGGDERELLRRMIDALPEDLRRTLMLCAIEEMTSSEVAEIMGIPEGTVRTRVMRAKAELKKRFEAMKEVQR; encoded by the coding sequence ATGGACGTAGCAGCAGAGTGGACGCGGTATGCGGAGAAGGAGCAGCCGGCTTTGAACGAAGAGAGAGCTGCCGAGGAGTTCACCGCATTGGTCGAACGGAACGCGAAGAGAATGTTTCGCGTGGCCTACAGCCTGCTTCGCAATACTCATGACGCCGAGGATGCAGTGCAGGAGGCGTTGCTGAAGCTGTACCGCACCAATGGCTGGCAGCGCATCGAGGATGAGAGGGCGTTTCTCTCGCGGACAGTGTGGCGGGTTGCGCTCGACCGGATTCCGCCGGTTCGGACGATGGAGGATGCGGCTGAAATTGAGATCGCCTCCACTCGAGCGACTCCGGAGGAGTGGGCTGCTGGAGGCGATGAGAGAGAGTTGCTGCGACGAATGATTGATGCCTTGCCGGAGGATCTGAGAAGAACTTTGATGCTGTGCGCGATCGAAGAGATGACCTCGAGCGAGGTCGCAGAGATTATGGGGATTCCCGAGGGAACGGTGCGGACGAGAGTGATGCGCGCCAAGGCTGAATTGAAGAAGAGATTCGAGGCGATGAAGGAGGTCCAGCGATGA
- a CDS encoding cupin domain-containing protein: MRRRSFLKAAGATVPTALLERLALGQGGDGASKLAASGEAHVVGEGQDRFGEHHPLGFTTILFRVGTKESGGSLFAIEHRGLGKGGPPEHVHLYQDEWFYVLEGEVRFRVAGKETVVKPGESVLGPRMVPHCFAGTGEKPARMLITCTPAGKMEEFFRAVAVPNGPKMDAALFARYEMQYVGPGIVG; encoded by the coding sequence ATGAGGCGGAGATCATTTTTGAAAGCGGCAGGGGCAACGGTTCCGACGGCACTGTTGGAGAGGTTGGCGCTCGGGCAGGGTGGGGATGGCGCTTCGAAATTGGCAGCGAGCGGTGAGGCGCATGTGGTGGGCGAAGGGCAGGATCGTTTTGGCGAGCATCATCCACTAGGCTTCACCACGATCCTGTTTCGTGTGGGAACGAAAGAGTCGGGTGGCAGCCTGTTTGCGATTGAACACAGAGGGCTGGGCAAAGGGGGGCCTCCGGAGCATGTCCATCTCTATCAGGACGAATGGTTCTATGTGCTGGAGGGCGAGGTCCGGTTCCGGGTGGCGGGCAAGGAGACCGTGGTGAAGCCGGGCGAGAGCGTCCTGGGGCCGCGGATGGTTCCACATTGCTTTGCAGGAACTGGCGAGAAGCCGGCAAGGATGCTGATTACGTGTACTCCTGCGGGAAAGATGGAGGAGTTCTTCCGCGCGGTAGCGGTGCCGAACGGTCCGAAGATGGATGCTGCGCTGTTTGCGCGGTACGAGATGCAGTATGTAGGGCCGGGGATCGTAGGGTAG
- the ggt gene encoding gamma-glutamyltransferase encodes MLVTSILAQPSHWRSPLRQVVNRASALLASFSLVVASGLAQQPGLEPTRAQHAMVVTIHHDASDAGVEILKQGGNAVDAAVAVGFALAVVYPAAGNIGGGGFMLIRDKHGKTHFLDYREMAPAAASRDMYLDEHGNVIPGMSLVGYKASGVPGTVAGLAYAQKHYGKLTLAQDMAPAIRLASEGFVLTPEEARNLHSKNLSRFSASARIFQRNGDFYKEGETLKQPELAETLRRIAKDPSDFYKGAMARQIADFEKAGGGLITAEDLANYQVKERKPIKGKYRGYDIVTAPPPSSGGIVLVEILNILSGFDLPKLGADRSAAQVHIITEAFRRAYMDRGDYLGDPDFNQLPLKQMANLKYAKAWRSSIDPAKPTPSASLVRPAGFMPPPPQAAPVKESTQTTHFSIVDSDGNAVASTYTLNGGFGSGVTVEGLGFLLNNEMDDFTSKVGVPNVYGLIQSSANSIAPHKRPLSAMTPTIITRKGKLAYVMGTPGGSTIITTVANDIISSIDNGLNIQQVADAPRFHHQYLPDRLDLEKKFPVPAAEELKAMGYTINRLAVADEKNPGVWGDSELIAVDPKTGELLGGHDSRRNYGKAAGY; translated from the coding sequence ATGCTGGTCACCAGCATCCTTGCTCAGCCCAGCCACTGGAGATCGCCTTTGCGTCAAGTCGTCAACCGTGCCTCTGCACTCCTTGCCTCCTTCTCTTTGGTCGTCGCATCGGGCCTTGCCCAGCAGCCCGGCCTCGAGCCGACTCGCGCGCAACACGCCATGGTGGTCACCATCCACCACGACGCCTCCGATGCCGGGGTAGAGATCCTCAAGCAGGGCGGCAATGCAGTGGATGCAGCCGTTGCCGTCGGCTTCGCGCTCGCTGTTGTCTATCCGGCGGCAGGAAATATCGGCGGTGGCGGATTCATGCTGATCCGCGACAAGCACGGCAAAACGCATTTTCTCGACTACCGCGAGATGGCTCCCGCTGCGGCGTCGCGTGACATGTATCTCGATGAGCATGGCAACGTCATTCCCGGCATGTCGCTGGTTGGATACAAAGCCTCGGGAGTCCCGGGAACCGTCGCCGGACTTGCCTATGCCCAGAAACACTATGGCAAGCTGACGCTAGCCCAGGACATGGCCCCTGCAATTCGCCTGGCAAGCGAAGGATTTGTCCTGACCCCGGAAGAGGCTCGTAATCTTCATAGCAAGAACCTCTCCCGCTTCTCTGCTTCGGCGCGGATCTTCCAGCGCAACGGCGACTTCTATAAAGAAGGCGAGACCCTCAAGCAGCCTGAGCTGGCTGAGACGCTGCGCCGCATCGCGAAAGATCCTAGCGATTTCTACAAGGGTGCGATGGCGCGCCAGATCGCAGATTTCGAGAAGGCAGGCGGCGGACTGATCACCGCCGAAGACCTCGCCAACTATCAGGTGAAGGAGCGCAAGCCGATTAAAGGGAAGTATCGCGGCTACGATATCGTCACCGCGCCGCCCCCGTCCTCTGGCGGAATCGTGCTGGTTGAGATCCTGAACATCCTCTCAGGGTTCGATCTCCCCAAACTTGGAGCCGATCGCAGCGCAGCCCAGGTTCACATCATCACCGAGGCATTTCGTCGCGCCTATATGGATCGCGGCGATTACCTTGGCGATCCGGACTTCAACCAGCTTCCGCTGAAGCAGATGGCGAATCTGAAGTACGCGAAGGCGTGGCGCAGCTCCATCGATCCGGCGAAGCCGACTCCTTCGGCCTCGTTAGTACGCCCGGCAGGATTTATGCCGCCTCCACCGCAGGCCGCGCCAGTCAAGGAATCGACGCAAACGACACACTTTTCCATCGTGGATTCTGATGGAAACGCAGTAGCGAGCACCTACACACTCAACGGGGGCTTTGGTTCAGGAGTTACGGTCGAAGGGCTCGGCTTCCTGCTGAACAACGAGATGGACGACTTCACCTCGAAGGTCGGCGTTCCTAACGTCTATGGATTGATCCAGAGCTCGGCAAACTCCATCGCTCCCCACAAGCGTCCGCTGTCGGCGATGACCCCGACGATCATCACGCGCAAGGGCAAGCTGGCTTACGTGATGGGAACTCCGGGCGGCTCGACGATCATCACTACCGTCGCCAACGACATCATCAGCTCGATCGACAACGGATTGAATATTCAACAGGTGGCGGACGCTCCACGCTTCCACCACCAGTACCTTCCCGACCGGCTGGATCTGGAGAAGAAGTTTCCTGTGCCCGCAGCGGAAGAGCTCAAAGCGATGGGATACACGATCAACCGGCTTGCCGTGGCGGACGAGAAAAACCCCGGTGTCTGGGGCGACAGTGAGCTGATCGCGGTCGATCCGAAGACCGGCGAGCTATTGGGCGGCCACGACTCGCGGAGGAACTACGGCAAGGCAGCAGGGTATTAA
- a CDS encoding carbonic anhydrase, with protein sequence MQNNDSRRQFLRNSGVVMVAATVSHDHRILAAPADRPSPDHVLKFMLEGNQRFATGKSTHPRRTPSDFKPLASGQSPLACVIACADSRVTPEIFFDLGIGELFVVRVAGNYVDGAGAAVKGSVEYAVAELGVSLVMILGHTECGAVKAAIQHIRDNDVLPGAINDLVSTIRPAVLASEHQPGNKLENAIIANVKRGVDRLNDLQPIIRPAIQSGKIKIVGGVYELATGKVQML encoded by the coding sequence ATGCAGAACAATGATTCTCGCCGTCAGTTTCTTCGCAATAGCGGTGTTGTTATGGTTGCGGCAACCGTGAGCCACGATCACCGGATTCTTGCCGCTCCTGCGGACCGGCCTTCACCCGACCACGTCCTCAAGTTCATGCTTGAGGGGAACCAGCGCTTCGCCACAGGTAAATCGACTCATCCGCGCCGCACACCGTCCGACTTCAAACCGCTGGCCTCGGGACAAAGTCCGCTCGCTTGCGTCATTGCCTGTGCCGATTCGCGCGTTACGCCGGAGATCTTCTTCGATCTTGGTATCGGAGAGCTCTTCGTAGTGCGTGTCGCAGGCAACTATGTCGACGGAGCAGGAGCCGCTGTCAAAGGCTCCGTCGAGTACGCCGTCGCCGAGTTGGGAGTCTCGCTCGTCATGATCCTCGGTCACACCGAGTGCGGCGCTGTGAAGGCAGCTATTCAGCACATTCGCGACAATGATGTTTTGCCCGGAGCCATCAACGATCTGGTTAGCACCATCAGGCCTGCCGTGCTAGCCTCCGAGCATCAACCAGGCAACAAGCTCGAAAACGCCATTATCGCCAATGTCAAGCGCGGCGTTGATCGTCTCAATGATCTTCAGCCGATCATTCGGCCGGCGATACAGTCAGGAAAGATTAAGATCGTCGGCGGAGTCTACGAACTCGCTACTGGTAAGGTACAGATGCTGTAG
- a CDS encoding DHA2 family efflux MFS transporter permease subunit, producing MSQAEAALAESVPQFDNERLPEAKSFNPWLVALVVTIGTFMEVLDTSIANVALPHISGSLSASQDEGAWVLTSYLVANAIVLPISGWLSSLMGRKNFYLTSVFFFTVFSAACGLAPSLAILILFRVAQGLAGGGLQPSVQAILADTFSPQKRGMAMALYTVAILVAPVLGPTLGGWITDNYSWRWIFYINIPVGILCVILTRIVLEDPPYMKEAKAKARKVAVDWGGLGFISIGLATLEIVLDKGQELDWFGSPFIVLFATISVVALTAAVFWELHTKNPVVNLRLLKERNFAVCCLVILGLYAVLYATTYLLPTFMQQMMGYDATTAGLALSPAGIFTMIEVPFVGYVLTRGYDPRKMVFCGMLIIASSCWWMGSLNLDIAERDLILPRIVQVLGLGLITVPISTVVFRFIPKTESSQGAGLYALVRNEGGSIGIALVSTMLQRRSQVFQSVLGQHIGASDGAVQQALAQMSATPGNHADVHYRALAELYQKMQQQASLLAYMDQFKMLCIIMLCMLPLVFFLKRPPAQKHIELDAH from the coding sequence TTGTCCCAGGCGGAAGCGGCCCTCGCAGAAAGCGTTCCGCAGTTTGATAACGAACGTCTGCCCGAAGCAAAATCCTTCAATCCGTGGCTCGTGGCGCTTGTCGTCACGATCGGGACCTTTATGGAGGTACTGGACACCTCCATCGCGAATGTCGCGCTTCCTCATATCTCCGGCAGCCTGTCGGCCTCGCAGGATGAAGGCGCCTGGGTCTTAACCAGCTATCTGGTAGCGAATGCGATCGTTCTTCCTATCAGCGGCTGGTTGTCCTCGTTGATGGGGCGCAAAAACTTCTACCTCACCTCTGTCTTCTTCTTCACCGTCTTCTCTGCCGCCTGCGGGCTGGCCCCCAGCCTGGCCATCCTGATCCTGTTTCGGGTTGCACAGGGTCTTGCAGGGGGAGGCCTTCAGCCCTCGGTGCAGGCCATCCTTGCCGATACCTTCTCTCCACAAAAGCGCGGTATGGCGATGGCCCTCTATACTGTGGCGATTCTCGTAGCTCCCGTACTCGGACCAACACTCGGCGGGTGGATCACGGATAACTACTCCTGGCGCTGGATCTTCTACATCAATATTCCCGTCGGAATCCTGTGCGTAATCCTGACGCGCATCGTGCTCGAAGATCCTCCCTACATGAAGGAAGCCAAAGCGAAGGCCCGTAAGGTGGCGGTCGACTGGGGTGGCCTCGGCTTTATCTCCATCGGGTTGGCTACGCTCGAGATCGTACTGGATAAAGGGCAGGAGTTGGACTGGTTTGGCTCTCCCTTCATCGTCCTCTTTGCTACGATCTCGGTGGTTGCGCTGACAGCCGCCGTCTTCTGGGAACTGCATACGAAGAATCCTGTCGTAAATCTTCGCTTGTTGAAGGAACGAAACTTCGCCGTCTGCTGCCTGGTCATCCTGGGACTGTATGCCGTCTTGTATGCCACGACATATCTGCTGCCCACCTTTATGCAGCAGATGATGGGATACGATGCCACGACCGCCGGCCTCGCACTTTCACCAGCCGGTATCTTCACCATGATCGAGGTACCGTTTGTCGGCTATGTACTGACAAGGGGCTACGATCCGCGCAAGATGGTCTTCTGCGGAATGCTGATTATCGCCTCGTCCTGCTGGTGGATGGGCTCGTTGAACCTGGATATCGCCGAACGCGACCTAATCCTTCCGCGCATCGTTCAGGTGCTTGGTCTCGGCCTGATCACGGTTCCCATCAGCACCGTCGTCTTCCGCTTTATTCCGAAGACGGAGAGCTCCCAAGGCGCAGGGCTCTACGCACTCGTCAGAAACGAGGGAGGCAGCATCGGAATCGCGCTGGTCAGCACTATGTTGCAACGCCGCTCACAGGTCTTCCAGTCGGTGCTTGGCCAGCATATTGGAGCTTCGGATGGTGCGGTGCAACAGGCGCTGGCACAGATGTCCGCAACTCCCGGCAATCATGCTGACGTTCACTACAGGGCGTTAGCAGAGCTTTACCAGAAGATGCAGCAACAGGCATCGCTACTGGCCTATATGGACCAATTCAAGATGCTGTGCATCATCATGCTCTGCATGCTGCCGTTGGTTTTCTTCCTCAAACGGCCACCCGCGCAGAAACACATCGAGCTGGATGCACACTAG